From Lepisosteus oculatus isolate fLepOcu1 chromosome 8, fLepOcu1.hap2, whole genome shotgun sequence, one genomic window encodes:
- the golga5 gene encoding golgin subfamily A member 5 produces the protein MSWLADIAGKAEDFLNKVDQGAASALSKQQERVTFAYDAADSASQYAGAYHGHEAGPPRAPPEAPSFVTAAAGNIKKQQATLLAGTANVASAPRPALSTSDAGSSRAPFVRPKKTEPDDDLLFDFLNSTDKSLTGKLDAKREKPKAAAAASSQGLSRASSLSSISTSTQSVKTSEDGSSREQGQDTPESSDSGLAGSQEPAKEELPTADGPALPGKDNGQSQVLSSLRLENQLLRNEVSSLNQEMAALIQRSKETQEELTKTRARVDKWNGDHSRADRAARELRSRVDDLTEAASAKDAQLAVLRVRLDEADQLLRARTEALEAAQSERSRILQDHNEGSSLHNQALQTLQERLREAEAFLKREQESYRQMQSESATRQAKVEGERQALAEALTAAERKSAEEKRRADELQQQLRVARGAAEAVRQEMLDYKQKASRILQSKEKLISSLKEGSGLEGLDGHTASTMELEELRHERDLQREEIQKLLGQIQQLRTEIQEVENQQLAESESSREQLQELQEQLTTQRRAKQEVEAELERQKQELQYMEEELHRTKNTLQSRIKDREEEIQKLRNQLTNKTLSNSSQAELENRLHQLTETLIQKQTMLEALGTEKSSLVFQLERMEQQLKSLQGSALNGPAISMAAMEGTEGARLRNVPILFSDTESPAAGMYGKVRKAASTIDKFSIRLGIFLRRYPVARVFIIIYMALLHLWVMIVLLTYTPEMHHDPPDGR, from the exons ATGTCTTGGTTGGCGGACATCGCTGGGAAGGCAGAAGATTTCTTGAACAAAGTGGACCAGGGGGCTGCGAGCGCTCTGAgcaagcagcaggagagagtgaCGTTTGCCTACGACGCCGCAGACTCGGCCTCTCAGTATGCAGGGGCGTACCACGGGCACGAGGCAGGGCCCCCTCGTGCCCCCCCCGAGGCCCCCAGCTTTGTCACGGCAGCTGCGGGCAACATTAAGAAGCAGCAGGCCACTCTCTTGGCTGGCACTGCCAATGTGGCCAGCGCCCCCAGGCCCGCCCTCAGCACGAGCGACGCGGGCTCCTCGAGAGCTCCTTTCGTGAGGCCGAAGAAGACGGAGCCCGACGACGACCTGCTCTTCGATTTCCTGAACAGTACGGACAAGTCCCTGACCGGGAAGCTGGACGCCAAGAGGGAGAAGCCCaaggccgccgccgccgcctcttCGCAGGGCCTGTCTCGGGCCTCCAGCCTCAGCTCCATCTCCACCAGCACCCAGAGCGTGAAGACCTCCGAGGACGGCTCCAGCAGGGAGCAGGGCCAAG ACACGCCTGAGAGCTCGGACTCCGGCTTGGCGGGGTCTCAGGAGCCTGCCAAAGAAGAGCTGCCCACTGCGGATGGTCCGGCTCTCCCAGGGAAAGACAACGGGCAAAGCCAGGTGCTGTCCAGCCTCCGCCTGGAGAACCAGCTGCTCCGCAACGAAGTGTCCTCTCTCAATCAGGAAATGGCTGCCCTTATCCAGAGATCCAAAGAAACACAGGAAG AGCTGACCAAGACGCGGGCCCGCGTGGACAAGTGGAATGGCGACCACTCGCGGGCGGACCGCGCCGCGCGAGAGCTGCGCTCGCGGGTGGACGACCTCACCGAAGCCGCCTCCGCCAAGGACGCCCAGCTGGCCGTGCTGAGGGTCAGGCTGGACGAAGCGGACCAGCTGCTCCGTGCGCGCACCGAGGCCCTGGAGGCGGCGCAGAGCGAGCGATCCAG GATCCTGCAAGACCACAACGAGGGGAGCAGCCTGCACAACCAGGCGCTGCAGACCCTGCAGGAGCGGCTGAGGGAGGCCGAGGCCTTCCTGAAGCGTGAGCAGGAGAGCTACCGGCAGATGCAG AGCGAGTCTGCCACGCGCCAGGCGAAGGTGGAGGGGGAGCGCCAGGCCCTGGCCGAGGCCCTGACCGCCGCGGAGAGGAAGAGCGCGGAGGAGAAGAGGCGAGCGGATGAGCTGCAGCAGCAGTTGAGGGTAGCCCGCGGCGCCGCGGAGGCCGTCCGGCAGGAAATGCTGGACTACAAACAGAAGGCCTCGCGTATTCTCCAG TCCAAGGAAAAGCTGATCAGCAGTCTGAAGGAGGGCTCAGGGCTGGAGGGGCTGGACGGCCACACAGCCAGCACGATGGAGCTGGAGGAGCTGCGGCACGAGAGGGATCTGCAGAGGGAGGAGATCCAGAAACTCCTGGGCCAAATCCAGCAGCTTCGCACAGAGATACAG GAAGTGGAGAACCAGCAGCTGGCAGAGTCGGAATCTTCCCGGGAGCAGCTTCAGGAGCTGCAGGAGCAGTTGACCACACAGAGGAGAGCCAAGCAGGAAGTGGAGGCTGAGCTGGAGAGGCAGAAACAG GAACTACAATACATGGAAGAAGAACTTCATCGTACTAAAAACACCCTACAGAGCAGAATCAAAGACCGAGAGGAGGAAATCCAAAAACTCCGAAATCAG CTCACTAACAAAACTCTGAGCAACAGCAGCCAGGCGGAGCTGGAGAACCGGCTGCACCAGCTGACGGAGACGCTCATCCAGAAGCAGACGATGCTGGAGGCCCTGGGCACGGAGAAGAGCTCGCTGGTCTTCCAGCTGGAGCGAATGGAGCAGCAGCTGAAGAGCCTGCAGGGCAGCGCCCTCAACGGGCCGGCCATCAGCATGGCGGCGATGGAGGGCACTGAGG gtGCTCGTCTAAGAAATGTACCCATCCTCTTCAGCGATACTGAAAGCCCAGCTGCGGGAATGTATGGGAAAGTTCGCAAAGCAGCAAGTACAATAGACAAATTTAG CATCCGGCTCGGAATCTTTCTTAGACGTTACCCAGTGGCAAGAGTATTCATAATTATATACATG gcTCTTCTGCATCTTTGGGTAATGATTGTGCTTCTAACCTATACACCAGAAATGCACCATGACCCTCCTGATGGAAGATAG